CGGTGACGATCTTAAATACCGATCCCGGCGTATATTGTCCCTGGGTAGCCCGGTTCAGCAGCTCGCTGTCCGAAGAGTTTAAGAGTGTCTGCCAGTTGGCACTGACTGCCCCCGGATCATAGTCGGGTTTGGACACCATGGCCAGGATTTTCCCGGTGGACGGCTCCATGGCCACCACCGCCCCCTTGTGGCTGCCCAGTGCATCATAGGCCACCTGCTGCAGCTTCACATTCAGGGAAGTGATCACATTGTCCCCGATATTTTTCTCTTCCCGCAGCTCCTTCATGATCCGCTCCCCGAAGAAAGCGTTGGACATCAGCAGGTGGAAGTTGGCGATGGACTCCACCCCGGCTTTGCCGTTGGTATCGTAGCCCACCACATGGGCGAACATATTGGCGTAGGGATAGCTTCTCGTCTCGGTTCCGTCAGAAGCCACCTTCGTCTCGGCCAGCACCTCCCCGTCGGCGCTGTAGATCTTGCCCCGGATGACCCGGTCGGCAAAGGTATCCTGTCTGGTATTGTAGGGGCTGTTGATCACATCGGCGCTCTGGAACACATTAAAATACACCAGATATAAGAGCAGGCAGGCAAAAATCCCCGCGAACAGGTAGGTGATCCGCAGATATTCCCGGTTACCGCCCTTCCTGTCTCTGCCCTTGGGCCGGGTGCCTCTTCGGTCCGGCAGCTTTTTCTTCTCTTCTTCGTTTTCCAGATCCAGAATTTCCAGTTCCTCCGGCAGCTGTCCGCTTTTTCCTGCCGGATGCTTTCTGTTGTTTGGGCTCTCTTTCAACCTCTTCACCTTCATCTTCCCTCAGGATATACATTCCCTGAATCACAGCAAACATCATCAGTGTACTGAGCATGGAGCTTCCGCCCATGCTGATCAGCGGCAGGGTCACACCGGTGAGCGGAATGAACTTGATGCCGCCGCCGATGGTCAGAAATACCTGAAACGCATAAGACACGCCCAGACCCAGAGCGACCAGCTGATAAAACTCATCCTTTAACTGGATGGAAATATTCACAAACATGACAAAACAGCTCAGGCAGATAAGGATCAGGCAGATGCCGAAGATCCCGCCCATCTCCTCCACAATGGCGGAAAAGATAAAATCCTTCTTCACCACCGGGATCTTGGAGGGGGAACCCTGGAACAGGCCCATACCGAACCATCCGCCGGTACCGATGGCGAACAGCGACTGGGCCACCTGATAGCCGCCATTGTCATAGTTGCCAAAGGGATCCTTCCACACCTGTACCCGCACCCGCACATGGGAAAACAGATGATATGCCGCCACGGAAGCCACGCCGCCGCCCAGCAGTCCCGCCGCCGTCAGCGGTTTGTTCTTTGTTCCCGCATAAAGCATGGACATGTACACCACAAAAAAGATCAGCGCCATTCCCAGATCCCGGGAAAGCACCAGGATGATCACATGCAGTGCCGCCACCGCGGAGGTGATGAGCACGTCTTTCAGCTCCTTGGACTTCTGGAACCGGGATGCCACGAAAAAGACAAACAGCAGCTTCACAAATTCCGACGGCTGCACCGTGACACCGGCAATCGTAAAGGAAAGATTGGCCCCGTAGCTGGTGAAACCGAAAAGGGCCACAATGCCCAGTGCCGCCACGCCCACGCCCGCGTACAGCCATTCCATGGAACGGAACACGCGTACCCGGCGGATCAGCGCGGGGATCACCGCGCTGATGACAGCCGATGCCACCACGATACGGAACTGCCGCACCGAGGAGTCAAAATCAATGCGCGTCAGAATGATAAAGCTGATGGTCAGCAGCATGCAGACGTTGTTGGTCAGCAGCCTTGAGCTGCGCTTATATACTAGTGCATAAAACAGCAGCATCCCCGCCAGCAGCACCACTTGTGCCCCGTAGAATACCCATACCTTCAAATCATCGGTCTTGATGTAGATGACAAGATACCCCATCAGGTGCATGAGAAACATCAGATAATTCTGATTCAGGAAAATTTTATTCTGTTTTCGGATATCATGTGTGCGAAATACATTGAAGCTCTGATAGGTATAAAAACAGATCAGCACGATAAAAATGTATTTCGCCAGTTCCACGATCAGATTGGTCATCGAATCCTCCTGTCCTAATCCACGCCGCGGCGAAAATGTCCTCTTGTATATTCTCTACAGAGCGTTCCGGGATCCACGGTCTTTCCTTTCAGAAACGCATCCGTACATGCCTGCAGCACCTGTCTTGTTTCTTTCGCATTTTCCTGGCTGAACGCCAGACGGATGCTTTTCGGTGCGATCTTTTCAATGGCGGGCACCAAGTCCAGAAGCACCAGCGGCGTGCTGTTGTAAATGATGTTCATACAGACGGAACAGTCCTTTTTCACCGGGAACTGCTTCTGGTAACGATCCACCAGCATCCGCGTCTCTTCCTTCTGGCTGCAGCGGCGCAGCGTCTGGTTCACACACTGGGCCGACACCATCAGCGGCAGATAGCCGTAAACGATCATCTCGCTGGCCGACGCATCCGTGTGGCGCAGCTCCTTCTCGTTGGCCTCCACAGAAAGGGTTGTCCGTGACACATAGCGCTGCATCACTGCATTTGCTTCCCGATTCATAACATAGGCAGACGCATCCGACCGGAGTTCTCCCTGACAGCCGCCTTCCCTGCACCATTCCAGCTCATCCATGCCGTGAACGAGAACGCCGTCAAATCCGGCCTCCCGAAGCGTAGGAATCAGTTGCGCGTACTGGGAAACCATCTCCTCACGGAAAATCTCCGGCATCGTGTAAAAGCACTGTTTTCCGGCCCGGTGCACCTGTTCGCCGTACATCTGGAAAAGAGCGGTTTCCGGGTGCTGTCCCCGCTTTGCCTCTGTCGGGAAAAATAACCGGCTGGACAGATACACGTCGGCAATGTCCGGTGTTTCCAGCACTGCCTGCAGCTGCGCTGCTGTCTCCACAGAAGCGGTAAGCACCGGAACCCAGCAACCATCTGTCTCATTTGCCTGTCGTTTATCGCTCCGTTTCACACATATGGATGACCGATCGACACCGGCCATTCTGTTTGCCGCTTCCATGTGACCGGCAGGCCGCACCCGCCGCCATCCGGCCAGCAGCTTTGTCTCCAGCTGCTCCAGGGCAGTTCTTCGCAGGGCATTTAACTCCTGCACAGGCAGGAACACATCCGGCTCCATATCCAGCGTCAGCTCCGCAAAAGCAAATGTAGTTCCGCCGGTCTTCGTCAGCTGGCTTCTAACCTTTTCTTCCGATAAAGGCTGTTTCATGGCCTGCTGTACCACCGCGCCCTCTCCCCGGGCACCCACCTCCCGGCACCGCACCTCCAGCGTCACCGGCTGGCCTTTTCGCACCACGGCATGTCCGCTCACCGGCAGCTGCACGGTTTTCCCCTCATACAGCGCCCGGAACTTTTCAAAAAGTGCTTCATCTGCCGGGGCATAATCCGGTTTGGAAGCAGTGATCATGGCTGCGCCGTTATGCTGATGCGCATAGCCTTCGGAGAATCCGCTTCTCGTATATAATTTTTCCAGAAGTTCCATATCTTTCGGATCCACCCGGTAACCGGCGCGGCCCGCTTTCCCATAGAGATCCATGTATTTCCGATAAATATGCACGACCCCTGCTGTATATTCTGCCCGCTTCATGCGCCCCTCAATCTTAAAAGAGGTTACCCCTGCGTCGATGAGCTCCGGCAGCAGCGGCAGCAGACAGATATCCCTGGGACTTAACACATAGGGCGCATCCTTTTTGTTCAGACGCTTGCTGCCATCCGTCACCTGATACGGCAGACGGCAGGGCTGGGCACAGCGTCCCCGGTTGCCGCTTCTGCCGCCCAGCAGGCTGCTCATGAGGCACTGCCCGGAATAACAGTAACAGAGCGCCCCGTGGACGAAGCACTCGATCTCCATATCGGTATGGTGACAGATCTCTGCAATCTCCCGGACGGACAGTTCTCTTGCCAGCACCGTCCGTTTCACACCCATCTGCTCCAGAAAACGGATCCCGGAAAGGCCGGTAATGGTCATCTGCGTGCTGGCATGCAGCGCCAGTCCCGGGAAAGTCCTGCGCAGATATTCCAGCACCCCCAGATCCTGAATGATCACGCCATCCAGGCCCTGCTCATACAGGGGACCGATATAATCCGCAACCGCGTCCATCTCCTGATTTTTCAGCAGGGTATTCAGCGTCAGATACAGCTTTTTCCCCTGCAGATGCAGTTCGTCTATCGCCTGCAGCAGCTGCTCTTCCGAAAGGTTCCTGGCAAATGCCCGGGCACTGAACTTCGTTCCGCCGGTGTAGACGGCATCCGCCCCTGCGGCAGCGGCGGCCTTCACCCCTTCATAGGAGCCTGCCGGTGCCAGAAGCTCCGGTTGTCCTTTCCTCATGGTCATCCTCCCAAATGTTTTATGTAACGAAAAAAGGCCCTCAGGCCCTTTTTACCGGTTATTTCACAGGTTATTTCTTCGGTACGCCCGCACCGCCGGCCGCATTGGCACTGGCAAGCTCTGTCTCCAGCCGCACCAGCTTCTTCTGCAGACTGTCGATCTCCTGCTTCAGATTCCGGTTCTTCTTCTCCGTCTCCTCGTATTTCAACCGGGAAGCCACCAGATCGTGTTTCAGGTCATAGATCTCCTTATCCTTGCCCTCATACTCCTTCATGAGCGTATCGGCCTGCTTCTTTGCCTTGAAATAATCATCGGCAATGTTCAGCTCGATGAGCAGATTGCGGTAATCCAGTGACTGCCGCTTGAAGCCATCCAGCTCATTGAATTCATTGATCTTCCCATTTATGTAAGAGGCGATCTTCTGGAGATATTCCGCACTCTCATATCCGCTTAATTTGACAATCTTTCCGCCGATCAGTACCTCAGCAATGTTCTTTGATATCATAAAAGACACTCCGTATTCTTCTTGTATGTTAGTTCTATTATAAACGAATTTACAGGAAAAACAATCACAAATTTATAATTACCGCTGTCTGAGCCGTCAGGCCTGCTCCGGCGCCGGAAGTCCGAGACGCTGATAGGCCAGCGCCGTCACTGCCCGGCCTCTGGGCGTGCGGTTCAGGTAGCCGTTCTTGATGAGGTACGGTTCATACACCTCTTCCAGCGTTCCCGCATCCTCCCCGATGGCCGCCGCCAGCGTATCCAGCCCGGCCGGGCCGCCTGCAAACTTCTCAATGAGCGTCAGCAAAATGTTCCGGTCGATGTGATCCAGACCATATTTGTCCACCTCCAAAAGATCCAGGGCAAACTTTGCCACCTCTTCGGTGATGACGCCGTCATACTTGATCTGGGCAAAATCCCGCACCCGCTTTAACAGGCGGTTGGCCAGACGCGGCGTTCCCCGGGAACGTCTCGCCAGCTCATAGGCGCCATTTTCCTCAATGGGCACCTGCAGCACCTGGGCAGAACGCAGAATGATGGTTTTCAACTCTTCGGTGGTATAAAATTCCAGCCGGTGAATGACGCCGAAACGATCCCGCAGCGGCGCAGTCAGCATGCCCGCCCGGGTGGTGGCGCCCACCAGCGTAAATTTCGGCAGATCCAGACGGACAGACCGGGCGGAAGCCCCTTTGCCGATCATGATGTCGATGGCAAAATCCTCCATGGCCGGATAGAGCACCTCCTCCACCTGCCGGTTCAGCCGGTGGATCTCATCCACAAACAGCACATCCCCCTCCTGGAGGTTATTCAGGATGGCTGCCATCTCCCCCGGCTTTTCGATGGCCGGGCCAGAGGTGATCTTCATGTTCACGCCCATCTCATTGGCGATGATGCCTGCCAGCGTCGTTTTGCCCAGTCCCGGCGGGCCGTAGAACAGCACGTGATCCAGCGCCTCTCCTCTGGCCTTGGCCGCATCAATATAAATGCGCAGATTTGTCCGCGCCTTTTCCTGTCCGATATAATCCTTCAAAAGCTGCGGCCGCAGATGATTCTCCATCGGGAGCTCTTCTGTGATCGCCTCTGTTGTGATAATTCTTCGTGCCATATATCCTCTTTTCCCAAACCATAAATATTAGAACAGCGCCATCTGTTTTAAGGCAAGCTTTAAAATGCCTTCGGTATCCAGCCCGGTAGTATCCCCGGCCTTCTTCACTGCCAGCACCGCGTCCGCGTTGGAATATCCCAGTGCCACCAGTGCCTGGATGGCCTCGTTTTTCGCTGTGGCGCCTCCTGCTTCTGTCGGCACACCGCCTCCTGTCAGCGGCTCTCCCTCGGAGAAGAAATCCGGCAGGGACAGCTTGTCCTTCAATTCCAGAATGATGCGCTGTGCGGTTCTGGTGCCGATGCCCGGTGCCCGGCAGATAGCCTTGGCATCCCCGGAAGCCACGGCAAACCGCAGTTCGTCCGCCGAAAGCGCAGAAAGCAACGCCAGCGCCCCCTTGGGGCCGATGCCGCTGACGCCGATGACCAGCTTGAACACCGCCAGCTCATCCCGGGTGGGAAACCCGAAAAGGGAGATCCCGTCCTCTCTCACCTGCATGTATGTGTGCAGTTTCACCTTCCCCGGCTGTGCCCCCAGCAGTTCGCAGGCCGCCGCCGTGGTATTTATTTCGTAGCCAATGCCATTCACATCCAGGATCAGCAGATTCTCTCCCGTCTCTGCCACCTCTCCATATAAATATGAGATCATATTTTCATCCTCTCCTATCAGCCACTCCTGTCCGCTTTCTTTCCGGAATGCATCCCTGCGCAGCCGTATCTGCCCGATCTTCCCTGATCTTTCTCCATCAATCTTCCTGCCGTCCGGCATTCATGCCTAGCAGACGGCGCTTTACCTCCCCGGCGGCAATGCCGATGAGGCAGCCGGTAATAACACCGGAAATAAGAAGAACCGGCATGTAATAGGCAATGCTCATATTCTCCACCACCACCATAGCTACCAGGATCTGCCCCACATTGTGGAAAATGCCGCCGCAGATGCTCACCCCGGCAATGCTCAGTTTCCCGGTCTTCTTCACCAGCGCCATCACCAGCAGGCTCAACACGCCACCGGCCAGGCTGTACAAAATGCTGTACAGGTTGCCGAACAGAAATCCCGCCAGAAATACTCTGGCACAGGACAGCACCATGGCAGGGCCAAATCCCAGCTGATAAAGCACCAGGACAATGACCAGATTCGTCAGTCCCAGCTTCACCCCGGGGATACCAAAATAAAACGGAATCAGCGATTCCACATAACTTAAGATCAGGGCCAGCGCCAGATAAACGCCAAAATAGGCCGGATGATATTTCTTCATGCGGAGTATCCTCCCTCTGTACTTTTTATCTTTCTAAGTCAGCAGCCACCACTTCAAACTACTTTGCGATAGAGTCAAAGGCAGGCTCCTCTGCCCCTGTCACTTCCACCACCACGCGGTTGGGCAGGCAGACGATGGTCTCCCGGTCTCTGGAAATCGCCCGCTGGTGGACACAAAGCTTGTCCGGGCAGTCTGCATCCGTCATATCCGCCTCTCCGTCATGGATAGACAGGTGATTCGTTCCGTTGATGTCGATCTCATGTGCCTCCGCCAGGGAATACGTGCCATATACGTCTCCATCCACCGTCACCGTCACGCTGGCGCCGGAAGAATGGATGACAAAACTGTTGATCAGATAAAAGGCAAGGGCGATCACCAGCACACCCCCGGCCAGTATCCAGTCATTTTTCCTCATAGTCTGCTCCTTGTATGATATATCGATCAGTGCGGTGTTTTCTGTCAACACCAAAAA
Above is a window of Oscillospiraceae bacterium NTUH-002-81 DNA encoding:
- the ruvB gene encoding Holliday junction branch migration DNA helicase RuvB, with the protein product MARRIITTEAITEELPMENHLRPQLLKDYIGQEKARTNLRIYIDAAKARGEALDHVLFYGPPGLGKTTLAGIIANEMGVNMKITSGPAIEKPGEMAAILNNLQEGDVLFVDEIHRLNRQVEEVLYPAMEDFAIDIMIGKGASARSVRLDLPKFTLVGATTRAGMLTAPLRDRFGVIHRLEFYTTEELKTIILRSAQVLQVPIEENGAYELARRSRGTPRLANRLLKRVRDFAQIKYDGVITEEVAKFALDLLEVDKYGLDHIDRNILLTLIEKFAGGPAGLDTLAAAIGEDAGTLEEVYEPYLIKNGYLNRTPRGRAVTALAYQRLGLPAPEQA
- the ruvA gene encoding Holliday junction branch migration protein RuvA; the protein is MISYLYGEVAETGENLLILDVNGIGYEINTTAAACELLGAQPGKVKLHTYMQVREDGISLFGFPTRDELAVFKLVIGVSGIGPKGALALLSALSADELRFAVASGDAKAICRAPGIGTRTAQRIILELKDKLSLPDFFSEGEPLTGGGVPTEAGGATAKNEAIQALVALGYSNADAVLAVKKAGDTTGLDTEGILKLALKQMALF
- a CDS encoding Gx transporter family protein produces the protein MKKYHPAYFGVYLALALILSYVESLIPFYFGIPGVKLGLTNLVIVLVLYQLGFGPAMVLSCARVFLAGFLFGNLYSILYSLAGGVLSLLVMALVKKTGKLSIAGVSICGGIFHNVGQILVAMVVVENMSIAYYMPVLLISGVITGCLIGIAAGEVKRRLLGMNAGRQED
- a CDS encoding DUF3656 domain-containing protein, which encodes MRKGQPELLAPAGSYEGVKAAAAAGADAVYTGGTKFSARAFARNLSEEQLLQAIDELHLQGKKLYLTLNTLLKNQEMDAVADYIGPLYEQGLDGVIIQDLGVLEYLRRTFPGLALHASTQMTITGLSGIRFLEQMGVKRTVLARELSVREIAEICHHTDMEIECFVHGALCYCYSGQCLMSSLLGGRSGNRGRCAQPCRLPYQVTDGSKRLNKKDAPYVLSPRDICLLPLLPELIDAGVTSFKIEGRMKRAEYTAGVVHIYRKYMDLYGKAGRAGYRVDPKDMELLEKLYTRSGFSEGYAHQHNGAAMITASKPDYAPADEALFEKFRALYEGKTVQLPVSGHAVVRKGQPVTLEVRCREVGARGEGAVVQQAMKQPLSEEKVRSQLTKTGGTTFAFAELTLDMEPDVFLPVQELNALRRTALEQLETKLLAGWRRVRPAGHMEAANRMAGVDRSSICVKRSDKRQANETDGCWVPVLTASVETAAQLQAVLETPDIADVYLSSRLFFPTEAKRGQHPETALFQMYGEQVHRAGKQCFYTMPEIFREEMVSQYAQLIPTLREAGFDGVLVHGMDELEWCREGGCQGELRSDASAYVMNREANAVMQRYVSRTTLSVEANEKELRHTDASASEMIVYGYLPLMVSAQCVNQTLRRCSQKEETRMLVDRYQKQFPVKKDCSVCMNIIYNSTPLVLLDLVPAIEKIAPKSIRLAFSQENAKETRQVLQACTDAFLKGKTVDPGTLCREYTRGHFRRGVD
- a CDS encoding FtsW/RodA/SpoVE family cell cycle protein; the encoded protein is MTNLIVELAKYIFIVLICFYTYQSFNVFRTHDIRKQNKIFLNQNYLMFLMHLMGYLVIYIKTDDLKVWVFYGAQVVLLAGMLLFYALVYKRSSRLLTNNVCMLLTISFIILTRIDFDSSVRQFRIVVASAVISAVIPALIRRVRVFRSMEWLYAGVGVAALGIVALFGFTSYGANLSFTIAGVTVQPSEFVKLLFVFFVASRFQKSKELKDVLITSAVAALHVIILVLSRDLGMALIFFVVYMSMLYAGTKNKPLTAAGLLGGGVASVAAYHLFSHVRVRVQVWKDPFGNYDNGGYQVAQSLFAIGTGGWFGMGLFQGSPSKIPVVKKDFIFSAIVEEMGGIFGICLILICLSCFVMFVNISIQLKDEFYQLVALGLGVSYAFQVFLTIGGGIKFIPLTGVTLPLISMGGSSMLSTLMMFAVIQGMYILREDEGEEVEREPKQQKASGRKKRTAAGGTGNSGSGKRRREEKAAGPKRHPAQGQRQEGR
- the zapA gene encoding cell division protein ZapA, yielding MISKNIAEVLIGGKIVKLSGYESAEYLQKIASYINGKINEFNELDGFKRQSLDYRNLLIELNIADDYFKAKKQADTLMKEYEGKDKEIYDLKHDLVASRLKYEETEKKNRNLKQEIDSLQKKLVRLETELASANAAGGAGVPKK
- a CDS encoding NusG domain II-containing protein — protein: MRKNDWILAGGVLVIALAFYLINSFVIHSSGASVTVTVDGDVYGTYSLAEAHEIDINGTNHLSIHDGEADMTDADCPDKLCVHQRAISRDRETIVCLPNRVVVEVTGAEEPAFDSIAK